A genomic segment from Ptychodera flava strain L36383 chromosome 23 unlocalized genomic scaffold, AS_Pfla_20210202 Scaffold_23__1_contigs__length_28996876_pilon, whole genome shotgun sequence encodes:
- the LOC139123653 gene encoding steryl-sulfatase-like yields MASHCGLIALLSSLAVTVSFADKTTTPNIVLFLVDDLGYGDLGCYGNDAVETPNINRLASEGLKFTRMYSQSSCTPSRAALLTGRYPIRSGMLKGWVLPFHILISPAQTGGLPENEYTLAEMLQQNGYSTGILGKWHLGFGSGGKYLPTKQGFEYFYGIPMTHMTICEPSENFTLSVSRFRFLYISFTYKLWGGLFVGVFLMWVFSFIGKRALVYLQLIVFLLSIIGYYILLDFSIVGSQKTCLLMKNDEIIEQPYKAENMTLKLTQEALLYLSRHGNNPFFLMISYLTLHSPVFASRYFEGKSGIGRYSDALMELDWSVGQVLQQLTKQGLEEHTMIIFLSDNGPLTVELGRVSTAKGVFGSTGVVENSSGELVRLRGGKASLFEGGVRIPGIIRWDGVIPANTESRALVSLNDYFPNCC; encoded by the exons ATGGCGTCTCATTGTGGACTCATAGCGCTGCTGTCGTCACTTGCTGTGACAGTCTCCTTCGCCGACAAAACAACTACCCCTAATATTGTTCTGTTTCTTGTCGATGACCTTGGATATGGCGACCTCGGTTGCTACGGCAATGACGCGGTGGAAACGCCGAACATAAATCGGCTGGCGTCCGAAGGCTTGAAGTTCACTCGGATGTACTCACAGTCGTCATGTACACCAAGTCGTGCCGCCCTTTTAACGG GTAGATATCCTATAAGAAGTGGTATGCTTAAAGGATGGGTATTACCGTTTCACATCCTTATAAGTCCTGCACAAACTGGTGGACTACCGGAGAACGAATACACTCTCGCAGAAATGCTCCAACAAAACGGCTACTCTACAGGGATTCTGGGAAAGTGGCATCTTGGATTTGGCAGTGGAGGAAAGTACCTACCAACAAAACAAGGGTTTGAATATTTTTACGGCATTCCCATGACACATATGACAATATGCGAACCCTCTGAGAATTTTACCCTTTCAGTGTCACGCTTTCGTTTCCTGTATATCTCCTTCACATACAAATTATGGGGAGGCCTTTTCGTAGGCGTGTTCTTAATGTGGGTGTTCTCTTTTATTGGAAAGAGGGCGCTGGTTTACTTACAATTGATCGTGTTTCTCCTTTCTATCATTGGTTACTACATTTTATTAGATTTTTCAATAGTAGGGTCTCAGAAAACGTGTTTGTTAATGAAGAACGATGAAATCATCGAACAGCCATATAAGGCAGAAAATATGACACTGAAACTTACACAGGAAGCATTGCTCTACTTATCGAGGCATGGAAATAACCCATTCTTTTTGATGATATCTTACTTGACTTTACACTCACCCGTGTTTGCTTCGAGGTACTTTGAAGGCAAATCTGGAATTGGACGGTATAGTGACGCCCTGATGGAGTTGGACTGGAGCGTAGGCCAGGTGCTTCAGCAACTTACAAAGCAGGGCTTAGAGGAACATACAATGATCATATTTCTATCAGACAACGGTCCTCTAACTGTGGAACTTGGCAGGGTATCAACGGCAAAAGGAGTTTTTGGATCGACAGGAGTTGTTGAAAACAGCAGTGGCGAATTGGTTAGGCTACGCGGTGGGAAGGCAAGTCTTTTCGAAGGAGGTGTCCGAATTCCGGGAATAATACGTTGGGATGGAGTAATACCAGCAAATACAGAATCCAGAGCATTGGTTTCCTTGAATGACTATTTTCCCAACTGTTGCTGA
- the LOC139123654 gene encoding arylsulfatase H-like encodes MASHCGLRLLLSFLAVAVSFTKKTATPNIVMFLVDDLGYGDLSCYGNETLKTPNIDRLASEGLKFTRMYSQPSCTPSRAALLTGRYPIRSGMLKGWILPFHVLASPAQSGGLPDNEYTLAEMLKENGYATGILGKWHLGFGSGGKYLPTRQGFDYFYGIPMTHVPICKPSAVRNRSIPPFLFVYISFTYKLWGGLSVGVFLIWLFSLIGKRALVYLHLIMLLLSMTGYYILSDFSVVRAQESCLLMRNNDIIEQPYKAENMTLKLTQEALLYLSKHGNNPFFLMISYLTLHSPVIASKYFEGRSGIGRYGDGLMELDWSVGQVLQQLKKQGLEENTMIMFLSDNGPSIVELDGVPTAKGVGGSTGVAENSRGESVRLRGGKGSLFEGGVRIPGIIRWDGVIPANTESKALVSLNDIFPTVADILNISITDRIIDGKSLLPLLRNPTEISKHHDYVLSYCTTKLPPSMLIGKYKIHYINPFRDGMCDGDVLQSPIVYDLTDDPGEQYPLPAEETQEVRNQATEILARVQNTLPETLSSQLDSLVLPWLFPCANFPYCRLESDVEDDFDDLQLPKIVPQL; translated from the exons ATGGCGTCTCATTGTGGCCTCAGATTGCTGCTGTCTTTTCTTGCTGTGGCTGTCTCCTTCACCAAGAAAACAGCCACCCCCAACATTGTTATGTTTTTGGTCGATGACCTTGGATATGGCGACCTGAGTTGCTACGGCAATGAAACGTTGAAAACACCGAACATAGATCGGCTGGCGTCCGAAGGCTTGAAGTTCACTCGGATGTATTCACAGCCGTCATGTACTCCAAGTCGAGCCGCCCTTTTAACAG GTAGATATCCGATAAGAAGTGGTATGCTTAAAGGGTGGATACTACCCTTTCACGTCCTGGCAAGTCCTGCACAATCTGGTGGACTACCAGATAACGAATACACTCTCGCCGAAATGCTCAAAGAAAATGGCTACGCTACAGGCATTCTTGGAAAATGGCATCTTGGATTTGGCAGTGGAGGAAAGTACTTACCAACAAGACAAGGGTTTGATTACTTTTACGGCATTCCAATGACACATGTTCCAATATGCAAACCCTCTGCGGTTCGGAACCGATCGATACCACCCTTTCTTTTCGTGTACATCTCCTTCACGTACAAATTATGGGGAGGCCTTTCTGTAGGCGTGTTCTTAATTTGGTTGTTCTCTTTAATCGGAAAAAGGGCGCTGGTTTACTTACACCTTATTATGTTACTCCTTTCTATGACTGGTTACTATATTTTATCAGATTTTTCCGTTGTAAGGGCTCAGGAATCCTGTTTGCTAATGAGGAATAATGACATCATCGAACAGCCATACAAGGCAGAAAATATGACACTAAAACTTACACAGGAAGCATTACTCTATTTATCAAAGCATGGAAATAATCCATTCTTTTTGATGATATCTTATTTGACTTTACACTCACCCGTGATTGCTTCGAAGTACTTTGAAGGCAGATCTGGCATTGGACGGTATGGTGACGGCCTGATGGAGTTGGACTGGAGCGTAGGCCAGGTGCTTCAGCAACTTAAAAAACAGGGCTTAGAGGAAAATACAATGATCATGTTTCTATCAGACAACGGTCCTTCCATTGTAGAACTTGACGGGGTACCAACGGCAAAGGGAGTTGGTGGATCCACAGGAGTCGCTGAAAACAGTAGAGGCGAATCGGTAAGGTTACGCGGTGGGAAAGGAAGTCTTTTCGAAGGAGGTGTACGAATTCCGGGAATAATACGTTGGGATGGAGTTATACCAGCAAATACAGAATCGAAAGCATTGGTTTCCTTGAATGATATTTTCCCAACTGTTGCTGATATTTTGAACATATCAATCACAGATCGCATCATTGATGGCAAAAGTCTGCTGCCTCTACTCAGAAACCcgactgaaatttcaaaacatcatGACTATGTGCTCTCCTACTGTACAACTAAACTACCGCCCTCAATGCTCATAGGGAAATACAAGATCCATTACATAAATCCTTTTCGGGACGGAATGTGTGATGGCGATGTCCTCCAATCTCCTATTGTCTATGACCTCACTGATGACCCTGGAGAACAATATCCACTTCCGGCGGAGGAGACACAAGAAGTCAGGAACCAAGCGACAGAAATTCTAGCGAGGGTACAAAATACATTACCTGAAACTTTATCATCGCAATTGGATTCACTTGTGTTGCCTTGGTTATTTCCCTGTGCAAATTTCCCATATTGTCGATTAGAGAGTGATGTCGAAGATGATTTTGACGATTTGCAACTTCCAAAGATAGTTCCACAGCTTTAA
- the LOC139123656 gene encoding arylsulfatase H-like, translating into MASHCGFRLLLFFLAVAVSFAKKTTNPNIVMFLVDDLGYGDLSCYGNETLKTPNIDRLASEGLKFTRMYSQSSCTPSRAALLTGRYPIRSGMLKGWLLPFHGPSSPAQTGGLPENEYTLAEMLKQNGYATGILGKWHLGFGSGGKYLPTRQGFDYFYGIPMTHIATCEPSAVRNYSALRFLFVYISFTYKLWGGLSVGVVLIWVFSFIGKKALVYLHLIMLLLSVTGYYILLDFSLVRSQESCLLMRNDDIIEQPYKAENMTLKLTQEALLYLSEHGNNPFFLMISYLTLHSPVFSSKYFEGRSGIGRYGDALMELDWSVGQVLQQLKKQGLEENTMIIFLSDNGPFIFEPDGVPTAKGVGGSTGVVENSGGELVRLRGGKGGLFEGGVRIPGIIRLDGVIPPNTESRALVSLNDIFPTVADILNLTVIDRIIDGKSLLPLLRNPTEITKHHDHLLFYCTTKSPPSMLVGKYKIHYINPFRDGRCDGDVLQSPIVYDLTDDPGEQYPLPAEETQEVRNQATEILARVQTTLPESLSSQLDSLILPWLFPCANFPYCRLESDVEDEFGDLQLPEIATTDEKKINK; encoded by the exons ATGGCGTCTCATTGTGGCTTCAGATTGCTGCTGTTTTTTCTTGCTGTGGCTGTCTCCTTCGCCAAGAAAACAACCAACCCCAACATTGTTATGTTTTTGGTCGATGACCTCGGATATGGCGACCTGAGTTGCTACGGCAATGAAACGTTGAAAACACCGAACATAGATCGGCTGGCGTCCGAAGGCTTGAAGTTCACTCGGATGTATTCACAGTCGTCATGTACTCCAAGTCGAGCCGCCCTTTTAACAG GTAGATATCCGATAAGAAGTGGTATGCTTAAAGGGTGGCTACTACCCTTTCACGGCCCGTCAAGTCCAGCACAAACTGGTGGACTACCGGAGAACGAATACACTCTCGCCGAAATGCTCAAACAAAATGGTTACGCTACAGGCATTCTTGGAAAATGGCATCTTGGATTTGGGAGCGGAGGAAAATACTTGCCAACAAGACAAGGGTTTGATTACTTTTACGGCATTCCAAtgacacatattgcaacatGCGAACCCTCTGCGGTTCGAAACTATTCGGCGTTACGCTTTCTTTTCGTGTACATCTCCTTCACGTACAAATTATGGGGAGGCCTTTCTGTAGGCGTGGTCTTAATTTGGGTATTCTCTTTTATCGGAAAAAAGGCGCTGGTTTACTTACACCTGATCATGTTACTCCTTTCTGTGACTGGTTACTATATTTTATTAGATTTTTCCCTCGTGAGGTCTCAGGAATCCTGCTTGCTGATGAggaatgatgacatcatcgaacAGCCATACAAGGCAGAAAATATGACACTAAAACTTACACAGGAAGCATTACTCTATTTATCAGAGCATGGAAATAATCCATTCTTTTTGATGATATCTTATTTGACTTTACACTCACCCGTGTTTTCTTCGAAGTACTTTGAAGGCAGATCTGGAATTGGACGGTATGGTGACGCCCTGATGGAGTTGGACTGGAGCGTAGGCCAGGTGCTTCAGCAACTTAAAAAACAGGGCTTAGAGGAAAATACAATGATCATATTTCTATCAGACAACGGTCCTTTCATCTTTGAACCTGACGGGGTACCAACGGCAAAAGGAGTTGGTGGATCGACAGGAGTCGTTGAAAACAGCGGAGGTGAATTGGTAAGATTACGCGGTGGGAAAGGAGGTCTTTTCGAAGGAGGTGTACGAATTCCGGGAATAATACGCTTGGATGGAGTAATACCACCAAATACAGAATCAAGAGCACTGGTTTCCTTGAACGATATTTTCCCAACTGTTGCTGATATTTTGAATCTAACAGTCATAGATCGCATCATTGATGGCAAAAGTCTTCTGCCTTTACTCAGAAACCCGACTGAAATTACGAAACATCATGACCATTTGCTATTTTACTGTACAACTAAATCACCGCCCTCAATGCTCGTAGGGAAATACAAAATCCATTATATAAATCCTTTTCGAGACGGACGGTGTGATGGCGATGTCCTCCAATCTCCCATTGTCTATGACCTCACTGATGACCCTGGAGAACAATATCCACTTCCGGCGGAGGAGACACAAGAAGTCAGGAACCAAGCGACAGAAATTCTAGCGAGGGTTCAAACGACATTGCCTGAAAGTTTATCATCACAATTGGATTCACTTATATTGCCTTGGTTATTTCCATGTGCAAATTTCCCATATTGTCGGTTAGAGAGTGATGTCGAAGATGAGTTTGGCGATTTGCAGCTTCCGGAGATAGCTACAAcggatgaaaaaaaaattaacaaataa